A region of Tigriopus californicus strain San Diego chromosome 7, Tcal_SD_v2.1, whole genome shotgun sequence DNA encodes the following proteins:
- the LOC131884157 gene encoding spectrin beta chain-like isoform X1 — protein sequence MDSLKVKKGRRHRSKVRQFYSDFNSDESASPSISSNSEFQLSPEPASPSVFKFDQKLKAPRVRHISLNEEDPTIAPLSPPYTGTPLPPLSAGLTSNQDIKDAALSIVYSKHIKNLMVEREHVQKKTFTKWVNSHLCRINCRVVDLYTDLRDGKLLIKLLEILSGERLPRPTRGKMRIHCLENVDKALSFLYEQRVHLENMGAHDIVDGSPRLTLGLIWTIILRFQIQEITVEEPGPGAATRSAKDALLLWCQMKTAGYHNVNIRNFTTSWRDGLAFNAIIHKHRSDLIQYERLSKSNAMYNLNNAFDVADREFNLVKLLDAEDVNVEMPDEKSIITYVVTYYHYFSKLKQETVQGKRIAKVVGIDMECDKMIEQYEGFTSDLLKWIENVIEALGDRQFANSLRGVQEQLTQFNSYRNVEKPPKFMEKGNLEVLLFTLQSKMRANNKVPYFPKEGKTISDINKAWERLEKAEHERELALREELIRQEKLEQLAARFNRKAGMRETWLSENQRLVSQDNFGFDLAAVEAAAKKHEAIETDIFAYEERVQAVIAVAHELETENYHDIECINARKDNVLRLWNYLLELLKARRTRLEMSLQLQHNFQEMVYILDSMEELKMRLLSDDYGKHLLGVEDLLQKHSLVEADINVLGERVKQVVQHSQKFLADEDGADDYKPCDPSIIVERVQTLEDAYAELVRLAVERRSRLEESRQMWQFYWDMAEEENWIKEMEQILSQGDIGHDLTTIHLLLSKHKSLETEIRAHENQLQMSIKQGQDLIDQGHFGADKVQTRIDDVMSMWSQLVDLMDTRKRRLTEAVDFHQFLTDADDVDTYMLDVLRLVSSDDIGKDESNVQTLLKKQKEIHDDLMNFQSNVDALHEQATTLGENDKPAVEKRLASIDKRYNELQELSKLRKQRLLDALSLYKLFTEADGVEQWITEKEKMLDTMQPGKDIEDCEIMKHRFDGFDREMNANASRVAVVNQLARQLLHVDHPNSDDIVARQNQLNQRWADLREQAEAKREQLGSAHGVQTFHIECRETVTWIEDKKRVLEQTDELKMDLTGIMTLQRKLSGMDRDMAAIEAKLKTLEDEANKIKDTHPDEAQVVFDRVEKLRGEWKQLNVMLHEREAKLEEAGDLHRFLKDLDHFQAWLTKTESSIANEDTPSSLAEAEKLLSQHQQIREEIDSYTTDYTTMMDYGEKVTADPSTFEDPQYMFLRERLKALRDGWAEVHQMWENRQQLLSQSLNLQMFNRDAKQAEVLLSQQEHLLSKDETPSNLEQAESLIKKHEALLTTMEANDDKVNGVLQFAQRLCSEQHFASDKISKKADDISERRNINHDLALQQLDKLRDQLLLHQFLQDCEELHDWIQEKNVLVQEDTYRSAKTIHSKWTRHQAFESEIASNKERLDRVQESGQELLKTKPEMADLITPKLDELERDFEALQKNTKDKGERIFDAKRADLYEQSCDDIDSFVMDLERQMETEPIGNDLTSVNILMQKQQMIETQMQVKSMQVSELETQAEKLVLMEPDKRNVIEAKKEEVSKKFEAVMAPLEARKKELLVKKEIFQFLRDLEDENIWIEEKMNLVTSDEFGSSLQAVNLLIKKNKTLKGEIDNHEPRILSVCEIGQKLIASDHPDSEKFQKDIDELLENLNNLKEMLEIRRQKLLVSEKAQQFFFDANEAEAWMSEQELYMMVEDRGKDEFSAQNLMKKHTTLESAVEDYSENIRQLSESARQLIADEHPESEQISIRLAQVEKLYAGLRDLAAERKAKLDDALKLFMLNREVDDLEQWIAEREVVAGSHELGQDYEHVTLLWERFREFAKDTEIIGTERVAAANQIADSLITSGHTDAATIAQWKDSLNDSWADLGELIETRTQMLEASRELHKYFHDCKDVLGRILEKQHSMPDDLGRDAGAVSSLTRKHQNFVQDLQGLEGQVKAIQEESSKLQAAYAGEKAMEITNREREVVRAWLELNAMGDSRKNKLHDTSDLFKFFNMVRNLMLWMDDLTRQMSTSEKPRDVSGVELLMNNHQGHKAEIDTREENFTQCFTLGKELLSRGHYANNEIKEKLVELTNQRNTMLLRWEERWEHLQLILEVYQFARDAAVAEAWLIAQDPYLKSGELGQTIDEVENLIKKHEAFEKAAAAQEERFAALERLTTFELKEIKRRQEEDERRREEERAKHAPPSYDRPDAGERSDVGSVKSGTPTGVTRQGSRSKAAPTGATSPPGGASGPTGRPPSGAGSVETGAIRRASAAKSPTPVTSPSETGGDISGKDDTSSNSSPLISSATLPPLPNKSAKRNSSSSGTTGLDSSLERPPKSTRPPTSPLKPPITFRSSSSRRGSTASEKKRGKTRTRSKSPFRSFRWPKSKSKAESEAAAAASYYSDDEDNLRRPLSERSDDEELESTLIRKHEWESTTKKTSNRSWDKLCVVLKNGSIGFYKDQKAYKGAPSATYKGEPPVEISGATAEVASDYTKKKHVFRLKLNNGGMYLFQARDDDEMSQWVSAINQSAGGEGPSGGARSQTLPTGASGGDGKKEKKPFFTLKGKN from the exons AGCCCGGACCAGGGGCAGCTACACGATCCGCCAAGGACGCTTTGTTGCTCTGGTGTCAGATGAAGACCGCCGGATACCACAATGTGAATATCCGCAACTTCACCACGTCTTGGCGAGATGGCTTGGCCTTCAACGCCATCATTCATAAGCACAGATCAGATCTCATCCAATATGAGCGTTTGTCCAAGAGCAACGCCATGTATAATTTGAACAACGCCTTCGATGTGGCGGATCGTGAGTTTAATCTGGTCAAACTTCTGGATGCCGAGGATGTGAACGTGGAAATGCCAGACGAGAAGTCCATCATCACCTACGTGGTCACCTACTACCATTATTTCTCCAAGTTGAAGCAGGAAACGGTCCAAGGCAAAAGGATTGCCAAAGTAGTGGGCATCGACATGGAGTGCGACAAAATGATCGAACAATACGAAGGGTTCACGAGTGATCTCCTCAAGTGGATTGAGAACGTGATCGAGGCCTTGGGTGACCGGCAATTTGCCAACTCTCTCCGTGGAGTCCAAGAACAACTGACGCAATTCAACTCCTATCGCAATGTGGAAAAGCCCCCCAAATTCATGGAAAAGGGCAATCTCGAAGTTCTTCTCTTCACCCTTCAATCCAAGATGAGGGCCAACAATAAAGTGCCTTACTTCCCCAAGGAAGGCAAGACCATCTCAGACATCAACAAGGCCTGGGAGCGGTTAGAGAAGGCCGAACACGAACGTGAGTTGGCCTTGCGCGAAGAGCTCATCCGTCAAGAGAAACTCGAGCAGCTGGCCGCCCGATTCAACCGTAAAGCGGGCATGCGAGAAACTTGGCTGAGTGAGAATCAACGTCTGGTCTCTCAAGACAACTTTGGCTTCGATTTAGCCGCTGTTGAAGCTGCCGCCAAGAAACACGAGGCCATTGAAACCGACATTTTTGCCTACGAAGAACGCGTTCAAGCCGTGATCGCAGTGGCCCATGAGCTGGAAACTGAAAACTATCACGACATCGAGTGCATCAATGCTCGGAAGGACAATGTCCTCCGCTTGTGGAACTACTTGCTCGAGCTCCTGAAGGCACGAAGAACACGATTGGAGATGTCCTTGCAATTGCAGCACAACTTCCAGGAAATGGTGTACATTTTGGATTCCATGGAAGAATTGAAGATGCGTTTACTCTCAGACGATTACGGAAAGCATTTGCTCGGGGTCGAAGATCTTCTTCAGAAACACTCGCTTGTGGAGGCCGACATCAACGTTCTGGGAGAAAGAGTCAAACAAGTCGTGCAGCATTCGCAAAAGTTCTTGGCCGACGAGGATGGAGCCGACGACTACAAGCCCTGCGATCCCAGTATCATCGTGGAACGAGTCCAAACCTTGGAAGATGCCTACGCCGAGCTCGTTCGTTTGGCCGTTGAACGGCGGTCCAGATTGGAAGAGTCCCGACAGATGTGGCAATTCTATTGGGATATGGCCGAGGAGGAGAACTGGATCAAGGAGATGGAACAGATTCTCTCCCAGGGTGATATTGGACACGATCTCACCACCATTCATTTATTGCTCTCCAAGCACAAGAGTCTGGAGACTGAAATCCGTGCACATGAAAACCAATTGCAGATGTCCATCAAGCAAGGTCAAGATCTCATCGACCAAGGACACTTTGGTGCGGACAAAGTCCAGACCAGGATCGATGACGTTATGAGCATGTGGAGCCAGCTGGTCGACCTCATGGACACCAGGAAACGACGACTCACCGAGGCCGTTGACTTCCATCAATTCCTCACTGACGCCGATGATGTGGACACGTACATGTTGGACGTGCTCCGATTGGTCTCGTCTGATGACATTGGAAAAGACGAGTCCAACGTGCAGACATTGCTGAAGAAACAGAAGGAGATTCACGACGATCTCATGAACTTCCAGTCCAATGTTGATGCTCTTCACGAACAAGCCACGACTTTGGGCGAGAACGACAAGCCCGCGGTTGAGAAGCGATTGGCCTCCATCGATAAGCGCTACAATGAGCTACAAGAGCTTTCCAAGCTTCGCAAACAGCGACTCTTGGACGCTCTTTCCTTGTACAAATTATTCACCGAGGCCGATGGTGTGGAACAATGGATTACCGAGAAAGAGAAAATGTTGGATACCATGCAACCCGGCAAAGATATCGAGGACTGTGAGATCATGAAGCACAGATTCGATGGATTCGATCGCGAAATGAATGCCAATGCGTCACGAGTTGCTGTTGTGAACCAGTTGGCTCGCCAATTACTCCATGTTGACCACCCTAACTCGGACGACATCGTTGCTCGACAGAACCAACTCAACCAGAGATGGGCCGACTTGCGCGAACAAGCCGAGGCTAAGCGTGAACAATTGGGATCCGCGCATGGCGTGCAGACCTTCCATATTGAATGTCGCGAAACAGTCACTTGGATTGAGGACAAGAAGCGCGTCTTGGAGCAAACCGACGAGCTCAAGATGGATCTCACCGGCATCATGACTCTGCAGCGAAAGCTCTCGGGAATGGACCGAGACATGGCGGCTATCGAAGCCAAGCTCAAAACGCTGGAGGATGAGGCCAACAAAATCAAGGACACTCATCCTGACGAGGCTCAAGTGGTGTTTGACCGTGTGGAGAAACTCCGTGGCGAATGGAAACAACTTAATGTTATGCTCCATGAGCGAGAAGCCAAGTTGGAAGAGGCTGGCGATCTTCACCGCTTTCTCAAGGACTTGGATCATTTCCAGGCTTGGCTGACCAAAACCGAGTCAAGCATCGCCAATGAGGACACGCCCTCAAGCTTGGCTGAGGCTGAGAAATTGTTGAGTCAACATCAACAGATCCGAGAGGAGATTGATAGCTACACAACTGACTACACTACCATGATGGACTACGGCGAGAAGGTGACTGCCGACCCGTCCACATTCGAAGACCCGCAATACATGTTCCTCCGAGAGAGACTAAAGGCCTTGAGAGATGGATGGGCGGAGGTCCATCAGATGTGGGAGAACCGACAGCAATTGTTGTCACAATCCCTCAACCTCCAGATGTTCAACCGGGACGCCAAACAGGCCGAAGTTCTTCTTTCGCAGCAAGAACATCTCCTCAGCAAGGATGAAACTCCGAGCAACTTGGAGCAAGCCGAATCACTCATCAAGAAACACGAGGCTCTGCTCACTACCATGGAGGCCAACGACGACAAGGTCAATGGCGTGCTTCAATTTGCCCAGCGTTTGTGCTCTGAGCAGCATTTCGCTTCAGACAAGATCTCTAAAAAGGCCGACGACATCTCTGAGAGGAGAAACATCAATCACGATCTTGCTCTCCAACAATTGGACAAACTCCGTGATCAACTTCTTCTTCAccaatttcttcaagattGCGAAGAGTTACACGATTGGATCCAAGAGAAGAATGTCCTCGTTCAAGAAGACACCTATCGATCGGCCAAGACCATCCATAGCAAATGGACCAGGCATCAAGCTTTCGAATCCGAAATTGCTTCCAACAAGGAGCGTCTGGATCGCGTTCAAGAAAGTGGCCAAGAGCTTCTCAAGACCAAACCAGAGATGGCTGATCTGATCACACCCAAATTGGACGAGCTCGAGAGAGATTTCGAGGCCCTCCAGAAGAATACCAAAGACAAGGGAGAGCGGATCTTCGACGCCAAGAGAGCCGATCTGTATGAGCAATCTTGTGATGACATTGATAGCTTCGTCATGGACCTTGAACGGCAGATGGAGACCGAGCCCATTGGTAACGACCTCACATCCGTGAATATCCTTATGCAGAAACAACAAATGATCGAGACTCAGATGCAAGTCAAGTCCATGCAAGTAAGCGAATTGGAAACACAAGCCGAAAAGTTGGTGCTCATGGAGCCTGACAAGAGAAACGTTATTgaggccaagaaagaagaagtcTCAAAGAAATTCGAGGCCGTCATGGCCCCACTCGAGGCCAGGAAGAAGGAGCTCTTGGTCAAGAAAGAAATCTTCCAATTTTTGCGCGACCTCGAGGATGAGAACATTTGGATTGAAGAGAAGATGAACCTTGTGACGTCGGATGAGTTCGGTAGCAGTCTTCAAGCTGTTAACCTTCTTATTAAGAAGAACAAGACTCTCAAAGGTGAGATTGACAATCACGAGCCTCGAATCTTATCCGTGTGCGAAATTGGACAAAAGCTCATTGCCTCGGATCACCCCGACTCCGAGAAATTCCAAAAGGACATTGATGAGCTTCTCGAGAACTTGAACAATCTCAAGGAGATGCTCGAAATCAGACGGCAAAAGCTCCTTGTCAGCGAGAAGGCCCAACAATTCTTCTTCGATGCCAACGAGGCTGAAGCCTGGATGTCTGAACAAGAGCTCTACATGATGGTTGAGGACAGAGGCAAGGACGAATTCTCAGCGCAAAACCTCATGAAGAAACACACCACTCTTGAGAGCGCAGTTGAGGATTACTCCGAAAATATTCGCCAATTGAGCGAGTCTGCCAGACAACTCATCGCCGATGAGCATCCTGAAAGCGAACAGATTTCCATTCGTCTGGCACAAGTGGAGAAACTCTACGCTGGTTTGCGAGACTTGGCCGCCGAACGGAAAGCCAAATTAGACGATGCGTTGAAGTTGTTCATGTTGAACCGAGAGGTGGACGATTTGGAGCAATGGATTGCCGAACGCGAGGTGGTGGCTGGATCACACGAATTGGGACAAGACTACGAGCACGTCACTTTGCTCTGGGAGAGATTCCGAGAATTCGCCAAGGACACGGAAATCATTGGTACGGAACGAGTGGCAGCCGCCAATCAAATTGCTGACAGTCTCATCACATCGGGTCACACGGATGCAGCCACAATCGCCCAATGGAAGGACTCTCTGAACGATTCCTGGGCTGATCTTGGCGAGTTAATCGAGACAAGGACTCAAATGCTTGAAGCCTCTCGTGAGCTCCATAAATACTTCCACGATTGCAAGGACGTTTTGGGACGAATCCTTGAGAAGCAACACTCCATGCCTGATGACTTGGGCCGCGATGCTGGAGCCGTGTCATCACTCACCCGCAAACATCAGAATTTCGTCCAAGATCTTCAAGGTCTGGAGGGTCAAGTCAAGGCTATCCAAGAAGAGTCCTCCAAATTGCAAGCTGCTTATGCTGGGGAGAAGGCTATGGAAATCACTaaccgagagagagaggtcgTTCGGGCTTGGCTTGAGCTCAATGCCATGGGCGACTCGCGCAAGAATAAGTTGCACGATACCTCCGACTTGTTCAAGTTCTTCAACATGGTGCGCAACCTCATGTTGTGGATGGATGATCTTACCAGGCAGATGTCTACATCTGAAAAACCACGTGACGTTAGTGGTGTTGAGCTTCTTATGAACAACCATCAAGGTCATAAGGCCGAAATTGACACACGCGAAGAGAACTTTACTCAATGCTTCACACTGGGCAAGGAGTTACTCTCTCGAGGTCATTACGCAAACAATGAGATCAAGGAAAAGTTGGTGGAGCTCACCAACCAGAGAAATACCATGTTGCTGAGGTGGGAGGAACGTTGGGAACACCTACAACTGATTCTCGAAGTATACCAGTTCGCCCGTGATGCGGCTGTGGCCGAGGCCTGGCTCATCGCTCAAGATCCTTACCTGAAGTCCGGAGAATTGGGA CAAACCATTGACGAAGTCGAGAATCTGATCAAGAAGCACGAGGCCTTTGAAAAGGCTGCGGCGGCGCAAGAAGAGCGATTCGCTGCCCTTGAGAGGCTCACCACG TTCGAGTTGAAGGAAATCAAACGCCGTCAAGAGGAAGACGAGCGGCGACGGGAAGAGGAACGTGCCAAGCACGCCCCTCCATCTTACGACCGACCAGATGCCGGGGAACGATCCGATGTGGGAAGTGTCAAGTCAGGAA CCCCAACTGGCGTCACTCGCCAAGGATCTCGTTCTAAAGCTGCTCCCACGGGCGCCACCTCCCCACCTGGGGGAGCTTCGGGCCCGACGGGACGGCCTCCCAGCGGGGCAGGCTCGGTTGAAACGGGCGCAATACGGCGAGCGTCTGCGGCCAAATCGCCGACGCCCGTGACGTCTCCGAGTGAAACTGGCGGAGACATTTCTGGCAAAG ATGACACTTCTTCTAATTCTTCACCCCTAATTTCTTCTGCGACCCTGCCgcctctgccaaataaatCCGCGAAGAGGAACTCATCATCCTCTGGAACCACTGGACTGGATTCATCACTCGAACGACCTCCCAAATCCACGAGGCCGCCTACATCTCCGTTGAAACCACCAATCACTTTTAGATCGTCTT CTTCAAGGCGTGGCAGTACAGCGAGTGAGAAAAAACGCGGCAAAACGCGAACCCGCTCCAAGTCGCCATTCCGCAGCTTCCGCTGGCCAAAGTCCAAGTCCAAAGCAGAGTCAGAGGCTGCTGCGGCTGCCAGTTACTACAGTGATGATGAGGATAACCTCAGACGACCCCTGTCTG AACGATCCGATGATGAGGAACTCGAGAGTACCTTGATAAGGAAACACGAATGGGAAAGCACTACCAAGAAAACTTCCAACAG GTCCTGGGACAAACTTTGCGTGGTCTTGAAAAACGGGAGCATCGGCTTTTACAAGGACCAGAAGGCCTACAAGGGTGCACCAAGTGCCACTTACAAAGGGGAACCCCCAGTGGAAATTTCAGGGGCTACCGCCGAAGTGGCCAGTGATTACACAAAGAAGAAGCACGTCTTCAGATTGAA GTTGAACAATGGAGGCATGTACCTCTTCCAAGCCCGAGATGACGATGAGATGAGCCAATGGGTGAGCGCAATCAACCAGTCAGCTGGAGGGGAGGGACCTTCAGGTGGAGCGCGATCCCAAACTCTGCCTACTGGCGCCTCTGGCGGTGATggcaagaaagagaagaaaccCTTCTTCACtctgaaaggaaaaaa TTAA